The proteins below are encoded in one region of Apium graveolens cultivar Ventura chromosome 4, ASM990537v1, whole genome shotgun sequence:
- the LOC141719460 gene encoding uncharacterized protein LOC141719460, which translates to MDWLSNNDARIKCKSKKVKLRAKDGAEMIFRGKKQEKKFIMVIQTKQLLRQGCEAYLAHVKDIEKEYLRIEDILVVKDFHNVFPDELPGLPLDREIEFTIDLTPGRETVSKAPYRIAPIEMKEIVAQLQKLLNK; encoded by the coding sequence atggattggttgtcaaacaaCGATGCACGAATCAAATGTAaaagcaagaaagtgaagttgaGAGCCAAGGATGGAGCTGAAATGATATTCAGAGGAaagaagcaagaaaagaagtttATAATGGTGATTCAAACAAAACAActattacgtcaaggatgcgaagcttatttggctcatgtgaAGGATATAGAGAAGGAATATTTAAGAATTGAAGATATTCTAGTGGTAAAAGATTTTCAtaatgtgtttccagatgaattacctggactacctctgGATCGAGAGAttgagtttacgattgatttaaCTCCTGGAAGAGAAACGGtttcgaaagctccctatcgaatAGCGCCCATCGAGATGAAGGAAATAGTGGCACAATTGCAAAAATTGTTAAATAAATGA